In the genome of Nitrospiraceae bacterium, the window ATTCTTTTTCAGTGCGGTGATTGCAAGAATAGAAACTATTCGAGCATGAAGAACAAAAAAAACACAACTGAGAAATTGCAGCTGAAAAAATATTGCAGGCATTGCAGAAAGCACACACTGCACAAGGAGACTAAGGCATAGGAAAAGGCCAGTAGCTCTAACGGCAGAGCGTCGGACTCCAAATCCGGGGGTTGGGGGTTCAAATCCCTCCTGGCCTGCCATATAACTATTAAAGAGGATAGAAAAGAGGCAAGAGATGCAGAAGCTGAGAGAATTTTTTAAAGAAGTGAATGTAGAGATAAGAAAGGTTACCTACCCAAGCTGGGAGGAACTTAAGGGTTCTACATGGGTGGTCATAATTACAGTCATAGTTATTTCGGTATTCTTGGGCATTGTTGATCTTGGTCTCGCAAAATTTGTCAGCAGGTTATTGAGGTAAGGAGAGAAATGGAAAAAAGCTGGTATGTAATTCACACATATTCTGGCTCTGAGGAAAAGGTCAGACAGTCTATAGAAGATATGGCCAAGAAGCTGAATCTTGAAGAAAGGATATCAAGGATACTTGTTCCAACAGAGAAAGTAGTCGAGCTCCGCGGCAGCAGTAAGAAAAAAAGAGAGAGTGATAAAAAATTCTATCCTGGTTATATATTGGTGGAGATGGAGCTTGATGATGAGACTTGGCATCTTATAAGAAAGAGTCCAAGAGTAACAGGATTTGTGGGAGGCTCAAAACCAGTTGCACTTTCTAATGAAGAGATAGAAGTCATATTGCAGCAGATGGAAAAGGGTCATGCTGTTCAGGTCAAGACCCAATATCAGAAGAA includes:
- the rpmG gene encoding 50S ribosomal protein L33; its protein translation is MREIILFQCGDCKNRNYSSMKNKKNTTEKLQLKKYCRHCRKHTLHKETKA
- the secE gene encoding preprotein translocase subunit SecE, encoding MQKLREFFKEVNVEIRKVTYPSWEELKGSTWVVIITVIVISVFLGIVDLGLAKFVSRLLR
- the nusG gene encoding transcription termination/antitermination protein NusG codes for the protein MEKSWYVIHTYSGSEEKVRQSIEDMAKKLNLEERISRILVPTEKVVELRGSSKKKRESDKKFYPGYILVEMELDDETWHLIRKSPRVTGFVGGSKPVALSNEEIEVILQQMEKGHAVQVKTQYQKNESVRIIDGPFSNFTGYVEDVDMDHGRLHVMVSIFGRQTPVELNFFQVEKA